A genomic segment from Vicinamibacterales bacterium encodes:
- a CDS encoding neuraminidase-like domain-containing protein, with the protein MNPVGEQTVRGFVADSDTGTGRGGLRVELWRANGHHELVATTESDAAGAFHVPFILGAGPGDDAPRDIEVRVRDGDELLLSEMRELAGVPFERLELYLPTSTGPDDALPAIGLDQDGPGHHQVSGRVKGTVQEGSTVRVVLTSLSDHALVEQVVGEAAVDDSGRYQADYQPLLDDAPRDTSLSVRLYSPDGDLVATSAPVLGPPPQAAVNLRPRRDWSAEPSEYALLEGRVASTLAAGVDGLDAAESAVIDEVSEWLDVDAERLALLQQSRALARDTGVPAEAFYALGRNGMDVSLGELLDAPRHELRTTLEEAVADRIIDGRSLGSIEATVEQLSSAIIDHAIGAEHDSEGSDLAAILAAADIPRESIAQVLRRYQDRSVGGWPPWEISGPPDESAEAAGEALDPDVEIAVRLSELVGADPALLRRLHERRRDGQWQALDDLSALSFDDWCELVEDTAPFESDANDGETDAEAEAEYGEAVEDRAEAILDTLEEAFPSPFIRKRLADSEDIGAPARQVIARATAHDFHHGSIRERVAAEPALVEGLTEADAEAAIEDIEAVERVSRVADRADEVALLVGTGMRSAMEIAATPRGHFIEAYGEALGGRAQASRVHAQAQQAAAGSKLASVRLLQATQHAPLVMGVKGVPDARDLFQAPAGFCECEHCGSVYSPAAYFVDLLRYLNVSAPDRRDQIAKRLAPAGSAAATAAGSPSSAPGPRSPLDVLLARRPDLAHLPLTCENTLTALPYIDLVNELLEAAITGGSAAFDTGKTPGDVLRAVPQNLSAAAYLELQQAVHPLALPYHQPLALARAYLGHLGVSRLELMRALGRGDAARDAVTWESLGMSPEEFALVAAPPAELWKHLGFAAEQVEGATFVDVLARVPVMLDATGLTFARLVDLVSTRFVNGDDRLRLESPAPDCDPEKIRLTGLDADRVSRMVRVIRLQRRLGWTFPVLDRALVAIGAADLDAAVLSKLAAIKDVAARLDRPVEELLVLWAPIQAWGANSQFDKLFTTRAVAWRTEDTRTFQLRPDRTELATVGPSLDAVSSALLAAFRITSDELSLIRALHARRGTEPRLDLAGLSAIYRVVVLSRSLQLRIPALDLLLRLVPADADPFRPGDPAATARFIDLVREVQATDFTPERLAYLFRHEWEPRRDPGPLPAQVDAVLAGIRQGLADAFAETSLPAEVSTETLRQKLAMLLDQALLDPALEALDPRTPLDAARRRSFFDRHLARIFADPAAAAARLLEPPPADLAREALELRWKAHIHFVLEHLLPRLRSRQVRGAVVQSLSDTMGMSVPATARLLDEVMRSRRAPGEPMLADFLAMLGTGLTGEYFATPDLQGTPVVTRIDPGLTFAWAGAAPADGVPGRQFSARWTGHLLARAKGAHTFYLQTDGAVRLSLVVDGKERVVIDKPESGGKPVEHVSEPLALDPRQLVAIRLEYRNQGAPATLALQMGTGPVARQPVPTPQLYPANGLSSFAPVEQSYRRLHKAAMIVSGFGTTDAHLEWLSRAPAFLNLDGLPMEPAADAAPHFQRWRQLAAIYAVRKTLPRSNADLFDVFLAANASEALDRLVLVSGWDRGVVEALVGPDGFAADPAHGLRPPVDPGEVPLVVRLARAVDVQRRTAVAPATLQAWANAAPDADVAATVVQAVKSRYDETRWLEVARTLNDPLRAERRDALVACLLPRLRPRGITNRNQLFEYFLIDVDMNPCMLTSRIRQATGAVQTFFQRCLMNLEPQVPPRVIADADWKWLKNYRVWEANRKVFLYPENWIEPELRDDKSPLFQALESTILQQEIKNDNVEAAFADYLEGLDEVARLDVRGVWFEERDTHRMVTRPAPAGLGAPPPPPRSPWPDGTYHVFARTFNAPHLWYYRRLERGRQWTAWEKIDADIEGEHLVPVIFNRRMHLFWTLFREVNKPLPPMDRESKGAPQTVGKDWEIQLAYTVYDRGRWSRKRVSTQGVVDYQTFVTVRPYEKDRSDQVTHRMVLDGSRVLTPSDYTLRASIGPGALPQLRLHLYSRAVERARLERLVLVPAEVEPVATFFLNGCNGELVPDQAKAVRRAKISRHTKPKRSIFQAHIDATLGNVRSSGRSQPFRLTQGGMMNAPAGYQVSGMGLARARHAGGALLTLPTADRRGAAVALPQARNPLGTRIVPVTNPANPDERGLFPFFFQDRFRSYFVRPVYAHWTPPTPVAAPLFARRFGLGKVVRPGRRAPVRARRGGRGRREAFDEGFDEQLPVLDLEAQDMWDADQDEAWHPDDAAEARPRRRRQKPAPPRPGRRPAAPARRAPARPAPVARLRSRPRVQPGYHEYKLQFTPFEHPQTCHFIRTLKAKGIDGLLDLATTRPLAGVDHVRGPDGTWQRRGRSWFQQHYGLGPLVDTGKLPHLDVDFDHENAYALYNWELFFHAPLQVALRLAKDGRHEEAQRWFHFIFDPTTDSRAPSPRRYWRFAPFHTNSEYEGAREMMQLLSSYEGSDPATIAKQRQVREQLLAWWEKPFSPHVIARLRIAAYQKAVLMKYIDNLIEWGDKLFRRDSMESIQEATQIYILAANILGPRPEQIPPIVTRAPMTFEQMRRDLNLFSNVEVRMENLQVRRPFRINARPDTSGVSSVLSMATQYFCTPPNPQLDKYWDTVADRLFKIRNCMNIQGIVRQLPLFEPPIDPGLLVRAAAAGVDLGSVVASLNAPPPHYRFRFLLARAVRLAEEIRSFGAMTLKVLESRDAEGLASLRASNEVALLDALRDVRKKQVRQVEEALAELGLQREHLDMQMQHLNTQLTQLMNPQELASQKSLSAAQVISGVAEGVDLVAKVMHAIPEFQTGAAGGFSSPFVTLQLGGQMFGDIAEAFAASLQKVMSKNETEADLAAAQAEYQRRREEWQHELELLQKEKGRIDKKVAETQLTLEIASADLRRHDLEVDNSRKVQTYLRDKYTNQQLYGWMLGQLSGVYFQGYKVAFDAAQHAERAFRFDRGDQSSSFIEFSYWDSLKKGLFAGERLLVDLRRMEAAHIEGDRRALEITRHISLRDDYPAAFLELLATGRCQIEASEALLDGDFPGHYFRRLKTVSLTMTGAVAPQRNVNCTLTLLESRVRTSANASGAYARSADGEDSRFTVNPIPIHAVATSRPDGDAGVFHLRFDDERLLPFEGAGAVSTWRIDLPQADNALDLAQLTDLVLTLAYTARTGGAALEAAARAEREKGLARGGITPEPRQFVSLKRDFPLVWKQLQDAAAGQDVEAPLALGADRFSGRYRGLDLRIERAALFALAGDGLRPEALRVRIDPPKGSGAAVSGWAAPWPRARMLRATAEVSGPPGPWKLAVGAEGAKVPDVLDDLVIVFDLRARKK; encoded by the coding sequence ATGAATCCCGTCGGCGAGCAGACTGTTCGCGGGTTCGTCGCGGATAGCGACACCGGCACCGGGCGCGGCGGCCTGCGCGTCGAGTTGTGGCGCGCCAACGGGCACCACGAACTCGTCGCCACCACCGAGAGCGACGCCGCCGGCGCCTTTCACGTCCCCTTCATTCTCGGCGCCGGACCTGGCGATGACGCCCCGCGCGACATCGAGGTGCGCGTGCGCGACGGCGACGAGCTGCTGCTGAGCGAAATGCGCGAGCTGGCCGGCGTTCCGTTTGAACGCCTCGAGCTGTACTTGCCGACCTCGACCGGACCGGACGACGCGCTGCCGGCGATCGGGCTCGATCAGGACGGCCCGGGCCACCACCAGGTCAGCGGGCGCGTAAAAGGCACCGTGCAGGAGGGGTCGACCGTCCGCGTGGTGTTGACCTCGCTCAGCGATCACGCGCTCGTCGAGCAGGTGGTCGGCGAAGCCGCGGTTGACGACAGCGGACGATACCAGGCCGACTACCAACCGCTGCTCGACGATGCCCCGCGTGATACCAGCCTGAGTGTCCGGCTCTACTCGCCGGACGGTGATCTGGTGGCAACGTCGGCGCCGGTGCTGGGGCCGCCACCGCAAGCGGCCGTCAACCTGCGTCCACGGCGGGACTGGTCGGCGGAGCCTTCGGAGTACGCGCTTCTCGAGGGCCGCGTCGCCAGCACGCTGGCCGCCGGCGTGGACGGCCTCGACGCCGCCGAATCCGCGGTCATCGACGAAGTGTCCGAGTGGCTCGACGTGGACGCCGAGCGCCTGGCGCTGCTGCAGCAGTCGCGCGCGCTGGCGCGCGACACCGGCGTGCCCGCGGAGGCGTTCTACGCCCTCGGGCGAAACGGCATGGACGTGTCACTCGGGGAACTGCTGGACGCCCCACGCCACGAACTGCGGACCACGCTCGAAGAGGCGGTGGCCGATCGCATCATCGATGGCCGTTCGCTGGGTTCCATCGAGGCGACAGTCGAACAGCTGTCGAGCGCGATCATCGATCACGCCATCGGAGCGGAACACGATTCGGAGGGGTCGGACCTCGCTGCCATCCTGGCCGCGGCCGACATTCCCCGCGAGTCGATCGCCCAGGTGCTTCGCCGGTACCAGGACCGGAGCGTCGGCGGGTGGCCTCCCTGGGAGATCTCGGGCCCGCCGGACGAGTCAGCCGAGGCGGCAGGCGAAGCGCTCGATCCCGATGTCGAGATCGCGGTACGACTGAGCGAACTCGTCGGTGCGGATCCGGCGCTGCTCCGGCGGCTTCACGAGCGGCGGCGCGACGGGCAGTGGCAGGCGCTCGACGACCTGTCGGCGCTGAGCTTCGACGACTGGTGCGAGCTGGTCGAAGACACGGCGCCGTTCGAGTCCGATGCCAACGATGGCGAGACCGATGCCGAGGCCGAGGCCGAGTACGGGGAGGCGGTCGAAGACCGCGCCGAAGCCATCCTCGACACTCTCGAGGAGGCCTTTCCCAGCCCGTTCATTCGCAAGCGACTCGCGGACTCGGAGGACATTGGCGCTCCGGCCCGGCAGGTGATCGCGCGCGCCACCGCCCACGACTTCCACCACGGGTCGATCCGCGAACGCGTGGCCGCGGAGCCCGCGCTCGTGGAGGGCCTGACCGAAGCCGACGCCGAGGCGGCGATCGAAGACATCGAAGCGGTGGAGCGGGTGAGCCGCGTGGCCGATCGCGCCGACGAGGTGGCGCTGCTCGTCGGCACCGGGATGCGATCGGCGATGGAGATCGCGGCGACGCCGCGCGGCCATTTCATCGAGGCCTACGGTGAAGCCCTCGGCGGCCGGGCCCAGGCCTCGCGCGTGCACGCTCAGGCGCAACAGGCGGCGGCCGGCAGCAAGCTCGCGTCGGTCCGCCTGCTGCAGGCGACGCAACACGCCCCGCTCGTGATGGGCGTCAAGGGCGTGCCCGACGCGCGCGATTTGTTCCAGGCGCCGGCGGGTTTCTGCGAGTGCGAGCATTGCGGGTCGGTCTACAGCCCGGCCGCGTATTTCGTGGACCTGCTCCGCTACCTGAACGTCAGCGCGCCCGATCGGCGGGATCAAATCGCGAAGCGGCTGGCGCCGGCCGGATCGGCGGCGGCGACCGCGGCCGGTTCCCCGAGTTCCGCGCCAGGCCCACGGTCGCCCCTTGACGTGCTGCTGGCGCGGCGTCCCGACCTGGCGCACCTGCCGCTGACCTGCGAGAACACGCTGACGGCGCTGCCCTACATCGACCTCGTCAACGAGCTGCTCGAGGCGGCGATCACCGGCGGCAGCGCGGCCTTCGATACCGGCAAGACGCCGGGCGACGTGCTCCGCGCGGTGCCGCAGAACCTGTCGGCGGCGGCCTACCTCGAGCTGCAGCAGGCGGTGCATCCGCTGGCGCTTCCGTATCACCAACCGCTGGCGCTGGCCCGCGCCTATCTTGGCCACCTTGGCGTGTCACGGCTCGAACTGATGCGGGCGCTCGGACGCGGCGACGCCGCGCGCGACGCCGTCACCTGGGAATCGCTCGGGATGTCGCCCGAGGAGTTCGCGCTGGTCGCCGCGCCTCCGGCCGAACTCTGGAAGCACCTGGGGTTCGCCGCCGAGCAGGTCGAAGGCGCGACCTTCGTGGACGTGCTGGCACGCGTGCCGGTGATGCTTGATGCCACCGGGCTGACGTTTGCGAGGCTGGTCGATCTGGTCAGCACCCGCTTCGTGAACGGCGACGACCGGCTCCGCCTCGAGTCGCCGGCGCCCGACTGCGACCCGGAAAAGATCCGCCTGACCGGACTCGATGCCGATCGGGTGTCGCGGATGGTGCGGGTCATCCGCCTTCAGCGGCGCCTGGGCTGGACGTTTCCCGTGCTCGATCGCGCGCTCGTCGCGATCGGGGCCGCCGACCTCGATGCCGCGGTGCTGTCGAAGCTGGCCGCGATCAAAGACGTGGCGGCCCGGCTCGATCGGCCGGTCGAGGAACTGCTGGTCTTGTGGGCCCCCATCCAAGCCTGGGGCGCCAACAGCCAATTCGACAAGCTGTTTACCACGCGAGCCGTGGCGTGGCGGACGGAAGACACCCGGACGTTCCAGCTTCGCCCCGACCGCACGGAGCTGGCCACGGTCGGGCCGTCGCTGGACGCCGTGTCGTCGGCCTTGCTCGCCGCCTTCCGCATTACCAGCGACGAGCTGTCGCTGATTCGCGCGCTCCATGCCCGGCGCGGCACCGAGCCGCGGCTCGACCTCGCCGGCCTCTCGGCCATCTATCGCGTGGTCGTGCTGTCGCGGTCGCTGCAATTGCGGATCCCCGCGCTCGACCTGCTGCTGCGGCTGGTGCCGGCCGACGCCGATCCGTTTCGACCCGGCGATCCGGCGGCCACGGCGCGCTTCATCGACCTGGTTCGCGAGGTGCAGGCCACCGACTTCACGCCCGAGCGCCTGGCCTACCTGTTCCGGCACGAGTGGGAACCCAGGCGTGATCCCGGCCCGCTGCCGGCGCAGGTGGACGCGGTGTTGGCCGGCATTCGACAGGGCCTGGCTGACGCCTTCGCGGAAACCAGCCTTCCGGCCGAGGTCTCGACCGAGACGCTGCGGCAGAAGCTGGCGATGCTGCTCGATCAGGCGCTGCTCGATCCCGCCCTCGAAGCGCTGGACCCGCGCACGCCGCTCGACGCCGCTCGACGCCGGTCGTTCTTCGATCGGCACCTTGCGCGCATCTTCGCGGATCCGGCCGCGGCCGCGGCGCGGCTGCTCGAGCCGCCGCCCGCGGACCTGGCGCGCGAGGCGCTGGAGCTGCGCTGGAAGGCGCACATCCATTTCGTGCTCGAACACCTGCTGCCGCGGCTGCGATCGCGGCAAGTGCGCGGGGCGGTGGTGCAGAGCCTCAGCGACACGATGGGCATGAGCGTGCCGGCCACCGCCCGCCTGCTCGACGAGGTGATGCGATCGCGGCGCGCGCCGGGTGAGCCGATGCTCGCCGATTTTCTGGCGATGCTCGGGACCGGCCTGACCGGCGAATATTTCGCCACGCCCGATCTCCAGGGCACCCCGGTCGTGACGCGGATCGATCCGGGCCTGACCTTCGCGTGGGCGGGCGCCGCGCCGGCCGACGGCGTGCCGGGACGCCAGTTCAGCGCGCGGTGGACCGGCCATCTGCTGGCCCGCGCCAAGGGCGCTCACACCTTCTACCTGCAGACCGACGGCGCCGTGCGCCTGAGCCTGGTCGTCGACGGGAAGGAACGCGTGGTGATCGACAAGCCCGAGTCGGGCGGCAAGCCCGTCGAGCACGTGTCGGAGCCGCTGGCGCTCGATCCACGACAGCTCGTCGCCATCCGGCTCGAATACCGCAACCAGGGGGCGCCGGCCACGCTCGCCCTGCAAATGGGCACCGGGCCGGTGGCCAGGCAACCGGTGCCGACCCCGCAGCTCTATCCCGCCAACGGGCTGTCGTCGTTCGCGCCGGTCGAGCAGAGCTATCGCCGCCTGCACAAGGCGGCGATGATCGTGTCGGGATTCGGGACGACCGACGCGCACCTCGAATGGCTGTCTCGAGCGCCGGCGTTTCTCAACCTGGACGGGCTGCCGATGGAGCCGGCGGCTGACGCCGCGCCGCACTTCCAGCGCTGGCGCCAGCTCGCCGCCATCTACGCGGTCCGCAAGACGCTGCCGCGATCGAACGCCGATCTGTTCGACGTATTTCTCGCGGCTAACGCGTCCGAGGCCCTCGATCGGCTGGTGCTCGTCAGCGGGTGGGATCGGGGCGTGGTCGAGGCGCTGGTCGGCCCCGACGGCTTCGCCGCCGACCCGGCTCACGGCCTGCGGCCGCCGGTTGATCCCGGCGAAGTGCCGCTGGTGGTGCGGCTGGCGCGCGCGGTTGACGTTCAGCGCCGGACCGCGGTGGCGCCGGCCACGCTCCAGGCGTGGGCCAACGCGGCGCCCGATGCCGATGTCGCGGCCACGGTGGTGCAGGCCGTCAAGTCCCGTTACGACGAGACCCGCTGGCTCGAGGTGGCGCGGACGCTGAACGACCCGCTGCGCGCCGAGCGCCGCGATGCGCTGGTGGCGTGCCTCCTGCCGAGACTGCGGCCGCGCGGCATCACCAACCGCAACCAGCTGTTCGAGTATTTCCTGATCGACGTTGACATGAACCCGTGCATGTTGACGTCGCGCATCCGCCAGGCCACCGGCGCCGTGCAGACGTTCTTTCAACGCTGCCTGATGAACCTCGAGCCGCAGGTGCCGCCCCGCGTGATCGCCGACGCCGACTGGAAGTGGCTCAAGAACTACCGCGTGTGGGAAGCGAACCGCAAGGTGTTCCTGTATCCCGAGAACTGGATCGAGCCCGAGTTGCGCGACGACAAGTCGCCGCTGTTCCAGGCGCTCGAGTCCACCATCCTGCAGCAGGAGATCAAGAACGACAACGTCGAAGCGGCGTTTGCCGACTACCTCGAGGGCCTCGACGAAGTCGCGCGGCTCGACGTCCGCGGCGTGTGGTTCGAGGAACGCGACACCCACCGGATGGTGACGCGGCCGGCGCCGGCCGGGCTCGGCGCGCCGCCGCCACCGCCGCGCTCGCCGTGGCCCGACGGCACCTATCACGTGTTCGCGCGCACGTTCAACGCGCCGCACTTGTGGTACTACCGCCGGCTCGAACGCGGGCGGCAGTGGACCGCCTGGGAGAAGATCGACGCCGACATCGAAGGCGAGCATCTCGTGCCGGTGATCTTCAACCGCCGCATGCACCTGTTCTGGACGCTGTTCCGCGAGGTCAACAAGCCCCTCCCGCCGATGGACCGCGAGAGCAAAGGGGCCCCGCAGACCGTGGGAAAGGACTGGGAGATCCAGCTCGCCTACACGGTCTACGACCGCGGCCGCTGGTCACGCAAGCGTGTGTCCACGCAGGGCGTCGTCGACTACCAGACCTTCGTGACCGTGCGGCCTTACGAGAAGGATCGGTCGGACCAGGTCACGCACCGGATGGTCCTCGATGGCAGCCGCGTCTTGACGCCGTCCGACTACACGCTGCGCGCCTCGATCGGACCGGGGGCGCTGCCGCAGCTGCGCCTGCATCTCTACTCGCGCGCCGTTGAACGCGCGCGCCTCGAGCGCCTGGTGCTGGTGCCGGCGGAAGTCGAGCCGGTGGCCACGTTCTTTCTCAACGGCTGCAATGGCGAGCTCGTGCCGGATCAGGCCAAGGCCGTGCGGCGCGCCAAGATCTCGCGCCACACCAAGCCGAAGCGGAGCATCTTCCAGGCCCACATCGACGCCACGCTCGGCAACGTGCGCAGCAGCGGCCGATCGCAGCCGTTCCGGCTCACCCAGGGCGGCATGATGAACGCCCCTGCCGGGTACCAGGTGTCGGGCATGGGCCTGGCGCGCGCGCGGCACGCGGGCGGCGCGCTGCTGACGCTCCCCACTGCCGATCGGCGCGGCGCCGCGGTCGCCCTCCCGCAGGCGCGCAATCCGCTCGGCACGCGGATCGTGCCGGTCACCAATCCCGCGAATCCGGATGAGCGCGGCCTGTTCCCCTTCTTCTTCCAGGACCGGTTCCGGAGCTACTTCGTCAGGCCGGTCTACGCGCACTGGACGCCTCCCACGCCGGTGGCGGCGCCGCTGTTTGCGCGCCGCTTCGGTCTCGGCAAGGTGGTTCGACCCGGGCGGCGGGCGCCGGTTCGGGCCAGGCGCGGCGGGCGGGGCCGTCGCGAAGCGTTTGACGAAGGCTTCGACGAGCAGCTGCCGGTGCTCGACCTCGAAGCTCAGGACATGTGGGACGCGGATCAGGACGAGGCGTGGCATCCGGATGACGCCGCCGAGGCACGGCCAAGGCGCCGCCGGCAGAAGCCCGCGCCGCCGCGACCTGGCCGGCGTCCGGCGGCGCCCGCGCGCAGGGCTCCGGCCAGGCCGGCACCTGTCGCGCGGCTGCGGTCGCGTCCCAGGGTGCAGCCCGGCTACCACGAGTACAAATTGCAGTTCACGCCGTTCGAACACCCGCAGACGTGCCACTTCATCCGCACGCTGAAAGCGAAAGGCATCGACGGGCTGCTCGATCTCGCGACCACCCGGCCGCTGGCCGGCGTCGACCACGTGCGCGGGCCCGACGGCACGTGGCAGCGCCGCGGCCGCAGCTGGTTCCAGCAGCACTACGGCCTCGGCCCCCTCGTCGATACCGGGAAGCTCCCGCACCTCGACGTCGACTTCGATCACGAGAATGCCTACGCGCTCTACAACTGGGAGTTGTTCTTCCACGCGCCGCTGCAGGTGGCGCTGCGGCTGGCGAAGGACGGCCGCCACGAAGAGGCGCAGCGCTGGTTCCACTTCATCTTCGACCCCACCACTGACTCGCGGGCGCCCAGCCCGCGGCGCTACTGGCGGTTCGCGCCGTTCCATACCAACAGCGAGTACGAGGGCGCGCGCGAGATGATGCAGCTGCTGTCGTCGTACGAAGGCAGCGATCCCGCCACCATCGCCAAGCAGCGCCAGGTCCGCGAGCAGCTCCTCGCGTGGTGGGAGAAGCCGTTTTCGCCGCACGTGATCGCCCGGCTCCGCATCGCCGCCTACCAGAAGGCGGTGCTGATGAAGTACATCGACAACCTGATCGAGTGGGGCGACAAGCTGTTCCGCCGTGACTCGATGGAGTCGATCCAGGAAGCGACGCAGATCTACATCCTGGCGGCCAACATCCTGGGCCCGCGGCCCGAGCAGATTCCGCCCATTGTCACGCGCGCGCCGATGACATTCGAGCAGATGCGGCGCGATCTCAACCTGTTCTCGAACGTCGAAGTGCGGATGGAAAACCTGCAGGTGCGGCGGCCGTTCCGAATCAACGCCCGCCCCGACACCAGCGGCGTCTCGTCGGTGCTCAGCATGGCGACGCAGTACTTCTGCACGCCGCCCAACCCGCAGCTCGACAAGTACTGGGACACGGTCGCCGATCGCCTCTTCAAGATCCGCAACTGCATGAACATCCAGGGGATCGTTCGCCAGCTGCCCCTGTTCGAGCCGCCGATTGACCCGGGTCTGCTGGTGCGCGCCGCCGCCGCCGGCGTCGATCTGGGCAGCGTCGTCGCCAGCCTCAACGCGCCGCCGCCGCACTACCGGTTCCGGTTCCTGCTGGCGCGCGCCGTGCGGCTGGCCGAGGAAATCCGCAGCTTCGGCGCGATGACCCTGAAGGTGCTGGAAAGCCGCGATGCCGAAGGCCTGGCGTCGCTGCGCGCGTCCAACGAGGTGGCCCTGCTCGACGCCTTGCGCGACGTGCGCAAGAAGCAGGTGCGCCAGGTGGAAGAGGCCCTCGCCGAACTCGGGCTGCAGCGCGAACACCTCGACATGCAGATGCAGCACCTCAACACGCAGTTGACGCAGTTGATGAACCCGCAGGAGCTGGCGTCGCAGAAGTCGCTCTCCGCGGCGCAAGTGATCTCCGGGGTGGCCGAAGGCGTTGACCTCGTCGCCAAGGTGATGCACGCGATTCCGGAATTCCAGACCGGCGCCGCCGGCGGCTTCAGTTCGCCGTTCGTGACCCTTCAGCTCGGCGGCCAGATGTTTGGCGACATTGCCGAAGCGTTTGCCGCGAGCCTGCAGAAGGTGATGAGCAAGAACGAGACCGAGGCCGACCTGGCGGCGGCGCAGGCCGAGTACCAGCGGCGTCGCGAGGAGTGGCAGCACGAGCTCGAGCTGCTGCAGAAGGAGAAGGGGCGCATCGACAAGAAGGTGGCCGAGACGCAACTGACGCTCGAGATCGCCTCGGCCGATCTCCGGCGGCACGATCTCGAGGTGGACAACTCGCGCAAGGTGCAAACCTACTTGCGCGACAAGTACACCAACCAGCAGCTCTACGGATGGATGCTGGGGCAGTTGTCCGGCGTCTACTTCCAGGGCTACAAGGTGGCCTTCGACGCCGCCCAGCACGCCGAGCGGGCCTTCCGCTTCGACCGCGGCGACCAGTCGTCGTCGTTCATCGAGTTCTCCTATTGGGACAGCCTCAAGAAGGGCCTGTTCGCGGGCGAGCGGCTGCTGGTGGACCTCCGGCGCATGGAGGCGGCCCACATCGAGGGCGATCGCCGGGCACTCGAGATCACCCGTCACATTTCGCTCCGCGACGATTACCCCGCGGCCTTCCTCGAGCTGCTCGCGACCGGCCGCTGCCAGATCGAAGCGAGCGAGGCGCTGCTCGACGGCGACTTTCCGGGGCACTACTTCCGGCGTCTCAAAACGGTCAGCCTGACCATGACCGGCGCGGTGGCCCCGCAGCGCAACGTCAACTGCACGCTGACGCTGCTCGAGAGCCGCGTGCGCACGTCGGCGAACGCCAGCGGCGCCTACGCCCGATCGGCCGACGGCGAGGACTCACGGTTCACCGTCAATCCGATCCCGATTCACGCCGTCGCCACCAGCCGCCCCGATGGCGACGCCGGCGTCTTCCACCTGCGGTTCGACGATGAGCGGCTGTTGCCGTTCGAGGGCGCCGGCGCCGTCTCGACCTGGCGCATTGACCTGCCGCAGGCCGACAACGCCCTGGACCTGGCGCAGTTGACCGACCTGGTACTCACGCTCGCCTACACCGCCCGCACCGGCGGCGCCGCCCTCGAAGCGGCGGCGCGCGCCGAACGTGAAAAGGGACTGGCGCGTGGCGGCATCACGCCAGAGCCGCGCCAGTTCGTGAGTCTCAAACGC
- a CDS encoding nodulation protein NfeD, protein MTARSARRLAACLTLVLAPTSGQSRAQSPTEPPIVYSAVVDGIIHPVSAEYMIDTLDQADRAGAALVVFTLRTPGGLLESTRAIVSRMMAAKTPVAIFVGPAGARAASAGFILTIAADVAAMAPGTHIGAAHPVEGGGEKMDETMAKKATADTAAYARTLATRRHRNVTLAGEAVSESRAFTEGEALAAAPPLIDLVAPDIPDLLRQLDGRTVTRFDGATVVLRTRGAQIVAIDMSLRQRVLSAVAHPNVAYLLLSLGTLALTIELWSPGAILPGVVGGVSLLLAFFAFSVLPINAAGLLLILFGLLLLVLEIKVTSYGLLTVGGVVSLIFGSMILMDSSLPELQLSLQVVLPVVLGFAAVALFLVRLAVAAQRQLPVTGQDAMVGEPGEALTALAPERVGQVATHGEIWNATAGESIPEGARVRVTRVDRLTLVVRRD, encoded by the coding sequence ATGACTGCTCGCTCTGCGCGGCGGTTGGCGGCTTGCCTGACGCTGGTCCTGGCGCCGACAAGTGGGCAGTCCCGCGCCCAGTCCCCCACGGAACCTCCCATCGTCTACTCCGCCGTCGTTGACGGCATCATCCACCCGGTCTCCGCGGAATACATGATCGACACCCTCGATCAGGCCGATCGCGCGGGGGCGGCGTTGGTGGTATTCACCCTGCGCACGCCAGGCGGGTTGCTCGAGTCCACACGGGCGATCGTCTCGCGAATGATGGCGGCCAAGACGCCGGTGGCGATCTTCGTCGGCCCCGCGGGCGCCCGCGCCGCCTCGGCGGGGTTCATCCTGACCATCGCCGCGGACGTCGCCGCCATGGCGCCCGGCACGCACATCGGCGCCGCCCATCCCGTCGAGGGCGGCGGAGAGAAGATGGACGAGACGATGGCGAAGAAGGCGACCGCGGACACCGCCGCCTACGCCCGCACGCTCGCCACCAGGCGCCACCGCAACGTCACCCTCGCCGGGGAGGCCGTGAGCGAGAGCCGCGCCTTCACCGAAGGCGAAGCGCTGGCCGCCGCGCCGCCGCTCATCGACCTGGTGGCGCCGGACATTCCCGACCTGCTGCGGCAGCTGGACGGCCGCACCGTCACCCGCTTCGACGGCGCGACGGTCGTGTTGAGGACCCGCGGCGCGCAGATCGTCGCGATCGACATGAGCCTGCGGCAGCGGGTCTTGAGCGCCGTCGCGCACCCGAACGTCGCCTATCTGCTGTTGAGCCTGGGGACGCTGGCCCTGACGATTGAGTTGTGGAGTCCGGGCGCGATTCTGCCCGGCGTCGTCGGAGGCGTCTCGCTGCTGCTGGCCTTCTTCGCGTTCTCGGTGCTGCCCATCAACGCCGCCGGGCTGCTGCTGATCCTGTTCGGACTGCTGCTGCTGGTCCTCGAGATCAAGGTGACCAGCTATGGCCTGCTGACGGTGGGCGGCGTGGTCAGCCTGATCTTCGGATCGATGATCCTGATGGATTCGTCGCTCCCGGAATTGCAGTTGAGCCTCCAGGTCGTGCTTCCTGTCGTGCTCGGGTTCGCGGCGGTCGCGCTGTTTCTCGTCAGGCTGGCCGTCGCCGCCCAGCGGCAGCTCCCGGTCACGGGCCAGGACGCCATGGTTGGGGAGCCCGGTGAGGCGCTGACCGCCCTTGCCCCCGAACGCGTCGGGCAGGTCGCGACGCACGGAGAAATCTGGAACGCGACCGCCGGTGAGTCGATCCCCGAGGGTGCGCGCGTGAGGGTGACCAGGGTCGACAGACTGACACTCGTGGTTCGCAGGGACTGA